A region of the [Limnothrix rosea] IAM M-220 genome:
TGAGGCAAAACCAGAAGAACCAGAGATTATTGATACCCGCCGTTCCGAAGCTGTCGATCCAGATATTGAGCGTCCCACGCCACCATTCTGGGGCACAAAGGTTTTAACTTCGGCAGATCTCGATTTGAAAGAGTTGTTTTGGTATTTAGACTTACAAGCTTTAATTGTCGGTCAGTGGCAATTCCGTAAGAAGAAAAACCAAACGAAGGAAGAGTATGACAAATTTATTGCTGATGAAATCTATCCTCTCTTAGAACAATGGAAGCAACGGGCGATCGCCGAAAACCTCCTCCACCCAACCCTTATTTATGGTTATTTTCCCTGTCAGTCCCAAGAAAATAGTTTGATTATTTACGATGCCGATAAATATGCAGCGGACGGAACCCTAGAGCAGGTGGCGAAATTTGATTTTCCCCGCCAAAAATCCGGCAGACGACTATGTATTGCCGACTTTTTTGCCGGCGTAGATTCCGGTCATGTGGATGTCTTTCCGATGCAGGCCGTGACCGTTGGTGAAATTGCCACCGAATATGCCAAGAAACTCTTTGATAATGACGAATACACCGATTACCTTTACTACCATGGATTAGCCGTCCAAACTGCCGAAGCCCTAGCAGAATGGGGTCATGCCAAAGTCCGTCGAGAGTTAGGCTATGGCGATCTAGAACCAGACAATATCAAAGATATGTTGCGCCAAAGATACCAAGGGTCTCGCTATAGTTTTGGCTATCCCGCTTGTCCCAATATCCAAGACCAATACACCCAGTTAGAGCTACTAAAGGTTGACCGCATTAATATGTACATGGACGAAAGCGAGCAGATTTATCCCGAACAATCCACGTCTGCCATTATCACTTACCATCCCGTTGCTAAATACTTCAACACTTAAGGTCAGTACGCTCTAAAAGCCTAAGAACAGTGATGGGTTAGACAGAGAATACATAGGTTGATGCAACGACTTCTAGACCACACAACAAGCGAAATTAGGAGGTGGAATATTTGTGCAAAATCACCTCGAAAAGTCGGCACTATCACTATATTTTTCAGAAACGATTGTCGTGGTTAGTAAGACTGACCAAGATTGACATTGATGGCACATCTTTGATCACAAATCTTTAGGATAGTGCCCATGGCTCTGCTCTGAGTCCTATTCGAGCAGGCTGTAGCTCTGTTCCCAGCGATCGCCGAACACGATGTCGGATAAAGGTTTACGAACCCGTGGTGACGCTTCCCGCTCCCGTAAAGCTTCATTATCAAGACTGCCAAGCTCACCAGGATAACCGATGGCCACAGCAGCAGCAGGCTCAAACCCAACAGGGATTCCATAAACCTCGCGAGCTTTATCTTTGTCGAAGCCACCCATCTGATGAACCCGTAGTCCCATGGCCTCCGCTTGGAGGGTTAGGTTCGCTAGGGCTTGACCCACATCGTACATTCCATAGGGATTCGGGTTATCATTGCGAGTAAATCGCTGTTTTCCGACGGAAATCATTAGGATATCGGCATTTTTTGCCCAGACTTGATTCCCCTCAACGATGCAATTTAGCAATTTCTGGTAGGCCGCAGCATGACGCTTGGTTGCCACAATAAATCGCCAAGGTTGTTCGTTAAAGCACGAGGCAGCCCAACGTGCCGCTTCGAGGAGACTCCCAAGTTTGTCAGCTTCTACAGGGCGATCGCCATCAAAAGCAAGCGTACTGTAGCGTTGACGGAGCAAATCATGGATCGGATAGTCCGTTTGGGCTGGTTTTTCCATCATAGATTAGGTGCAAGATAATAATTTAGGTATGGGGAGTAATCCCTGTCCTATGATACAAACTTCTTCCACTCAGACGAGCGCAGCACACCAATTCACGACAGGCTAATGTATGGTTGCCTTCTCCAGTAAAGCGGGACAAAATGTGCGCCAAATGGCAAAGCGACGGCGCTGGCAATCTTGGCGTGCGTTTTTTGGGGCATTGATGTTGCCGCTGCTAGTCGTGTTTATGTTTCCGATTTTGGCACTACAACTAGGTTTTGTGATTGCCATTTCCCTTGTGGCGATCGCCGTTTTTGGAGCCATTGCCTTTGTCTTCCGGGGGCTCGATCTATGGGAAGCCGCCGACCGTGCCGATCTAGGCGCGAGGGCAGAAGAACAAGTGGCCGAAGTTTTACAGACCCTAGAACCAAAAGGCTGGGAATTTCAGTACGGCATGAGATTAGACCAGGGCTTGGGAGATGCCGATGTCATCTGTGTTTCACCGCGGAAAAAGACCTACGTGATTGATGTCAAATCCCACAAAGGAACCGTTATTTTTCAAGATCACCGTCTCCACCGTCGCATGGGGCGAACCATCTATCCCTTTAAGAAAGATTTTTTGCAGATTGTGATGAAGCAAGCCCTCCAGGTGCGAGACAAAAAACAGTGGGATTTTGTCACCCCAATTCTCGTTTTTACCCGGGCACAATTAGCCGTTTCCCAGAAAAAGATTCGTGGTGTTTATGTCATTGCTCAAGATGATCTGGTTAATAAATTACAAGAGCTGGGCTAGGGACTATGGGTTTCATGATTTATCGATTTAGGCAGACAATTTTTAAAGATTATTTAGATACAAAAAACCGTCTAAAGCAATGAATTCGCGTGACTTTTCGCCTTTTTCCTGTAGACTTTTGGTTGTCTTACCACTGCACTGTCGTGTTTTTTCACTGACGGTCGGTGTTTCAAGAATTTCTTGATCAAAGGGAAAAAGGAAATGTCTAAAAGCTTCTAAAAGTTGCATAGATTTAAGTCTCCAAAAAAAGAATCATTGTCGCAGTGTGTTGATATTTTTTTCAGTATCACTTTTAAGCGGTTAGCTTTTAGTGACTGAATTAAAGGTGAAAGATGTTCCCTATCAGGTGAAAAATTGCGCGTAGAAATCTGCTTTTTTTTGTGATGTTTATTACAGTAGGCTTTAGGATTTTACGGGTCACTAATTTGGCAATGCAGGTCGTAATTTTGACACTGCAACAAGTTCTTCCAATGGAACACATGAAGTCCGGATATTTTATGGTTGAGCATTGTGAGGGTTTGATAAAGATCAAAAGGCCTGTGGCGATCGCCTTTAGTGATCGCTTTCAATTAGATTCAGTTTGCCTATCCGGATCATTTGTGTGTGATTTCTGTTTAGATTTGAGCATTTTTTGGGGGACAATATTAAAGACTCTGTAAAGACTGAGGTTTGGGGATTAAGTGTAGCGACAAGAGTGGAAACATTTTTCCGACAAGTGTTATCAATAGGTGTGAGGTGTTCGCACAGTTAAACCCGTAAGCCAGCATGTTCCAAGACTTCCAACTTTCAATTACACATCTGGGAGAGGATCGTTATCTACTCCGCACAGAAAATATGGCGGCTGGTGTTCCCGTAGCAGAGGAACAGGTGCAATGGGATGTCGAACATTGGCTTACCACTGCTCAAAATTTGATGAGCGATCCCCTATCGCGCCTATTACAGGGGACGGGTCGCCTCAGTGCACAAAATCGTTTAGTAACACCGGATACGGATTTGGCTTCGCTAAGTATGACGGAAGTGCCAGCGGTGGCGACTACGTTAATGGAGTTTGGGCAGCAGCTCCACCAAGCGTTATTTTTTGGTAGTTTGCGTGATAGTTGGAGTAAGGCACAGGCGATCGCCCACAATCAAAACCGCATTTTACGGCTGCGACTAGGGTTTAAAGAAACCCGTCTGTTTAGTTTGCCTTGGGAAGTGATTAATAGTATCGACACCACCGATGGTGAAATTGAAAGTTTAACGACGGGCATTGAAACGAGCTTTTCTCGCTACAACAGCAAAATCCAAGGCTTGCCAGACTCACCGTCCATGGATGATGTGGCAGAACAAACCCTGAAAATTTTAATGGTGCTCGCTAGCCCGGCCGATCAAGATCGTTTGGAATTGCGCCAAGAGGCAGCCCATTTACAAAGTGAACTGGATAAAGAAACAGTACCCGGCACGCCACCTTTAGAAGTGACGATTCTGGATAATCCGGGCCGACAAGAACTGACAGAAATTCTTGAGCAAGGGCAGTATCAGGTTTTCCACTATGCAGGCCATAGTAATTTAGGGAATTCCGGTGGCGATATTTATTTGGTTAATCGCGAAACGGGTCTGACTGAATCCGTCGCCGGGGACGATCTAGCTGGGCTACTGGCGAATAATGGTGTGCAATTTGCATTATTTAATTCCTGCCATGGGGCAGATGGCATCGCCAACTATCAAGCTGAAAGCACCACAGAAAATAATTTAGCTCAGGCACTGGTACGACGAGGCATCCCGGCTGTGTTGGCCATGTCTGCCCAAATTCCAGATCAAGTGGCTCTCACCTTTACGCGGTTGCTTTATCGTAATTTGCACCAAGGGTATCCCATCGATTTTAGTTTGGGGCGGGTGCGGCAGGGTCTCATTTCGGCCTATGGTTCCCACCAGTTGTACTGGGCCTTGCCTGTGCTTTATATGAATCCGACTTTCCATGGTCTGTTGCAACATCGTCCTCTAAATCGTGAGGGGTTGGCGGAGTTGATGCACATTTCGGATTTTGAGCTGGCGACTTTGTCCCCGGAAGATGAGGCACGCTTGGCGATCGCCGACTTGACAGTCTCCGATAGTGATTTCCTTGCGGATGAATCCGATGAGTCCCTCTTTGCGCCTCCCAATCAGCTACCCTCGGACACCGGGGAAGAAACCGCCTTTATAAAAAATATTTTGGCGGAAATTAGTTCTGATATCCAAGACATCAAAGAAGATAAACAACCCCAGCCCCACACTCCAAATCAACCTAAAGGCTTAGTCATCGCTCCCCGTGGCCAGGCCACACAGTTTGTCCGGCGCTATCCTTGGCAAGTAGCCCTGGGTCTCACGGCGGCGATCGCCCTAGGTGGCAGTCTGTTGTGGCAAAATCTCCAGCAGCGCTCCCTACAAGTGCCCCTCCAAACAACCTCGATTCCCAGATCAGAAAATGTCGAACTCGCAAATTTCAGTAACGAGACACTACTAGAACTGGCACGCCAACGACAGGGTGACTGGTCGCTGCTTTATCGCATTACAACCCACCTTCTCGATCAACAGGCATTACCCCAAGCCCGGTCAGTACTCTACGAAATTGCCAATACCGACAGCGTTGACTTTGCCCAATACAATTTTTTGAGGGGTCGCTACGCTTGGCAGCTTATTTTGAAAGACTCACTAGATAATGCCGACGGTGCCAGCCTTGACGATGTGCGACGCTTTTGGTCAACAGCCTACGACAATGATCCACAACAACCCTACTACCTCCATGCAGCCGGTTT
Encoded here:
- a CDS encoding nuclease-related domain-containing protein, with protein sequence MVAFSSKAGQNVRQMAKRRRWQSWRAFFGALMLPLLVVFMFPILALQLGFVIAISLVAIAVFGAIAFVFRGLDLWEAADRADLGARAEEQVAEVLQTLEPKGWEFQYGMRLDQGLGDADVICVSPRKKTYVIDVKSHKGTVIFQDHRLHRRMGRTIYPFKKDFLQIVMKQALQVRDKKQWDFVTPILVFTRAQLAVSQKKIRGVYVIAQDDLVNKLQELG
- a CDS encoding nitroreductase family protein, with amino-acid sequence MMEKPAQTDYPIHDLLRQRYSTLAFDGDRPVEADKLGSLLEAARWAASCFNEQPWRFIVATKRHAAAYQKLLNCIVEGNQVWAKNADILMISVGKQRFTRNDNPNPYGMYDVGQALANLTLQAEAMGLRVHQMGGFDKDKAREVYGIPVGFEPAAAVAIGYPGELGSLDNEALREREASPRVRKPLSDIVFGDRWEQSYSLLE
- a CDS encoding CHAT domain-containing protein, with product MFQDFQLSITHLGEDRYLLRTENMAAGVPVAEEQVQWDVEHWLTTAQNLMSDPLSRLLQGTGRLSAQNRLVTPDTDLASLSMTEVPAVATTLMEFGQQLHQALFFGSLRDSWSKAQAIAHNQNRILRLRLGFKETRLFSLPWEVINSIDTTDGEIESLTTGIETSFSRYNSKIQGLPDSPSMDDVAEQTLKILMVLASPADQDRLELRQEAAHLQSELDKETVPGTPPLEVTILDNPGRQELTEILEQGQYQVFHYAGHSNLGNSGGDIYLVNRETGLTESVAGDDLAGLLANNGVQFALFNSCHGADGIANYQAESTTENNLAQALVRRGIPAVLAMSAQIPDQVALTFTRLLYRNLHQGYPIDFSLGRVRQGLISAYGSHQLYWALPVLYMNPTFHGLLQHRPLNREGLAELMHISDFELATLSPEDEARLAIADLTVSDSDFLADESDESLFAPPNQLPSDTGEETAFIKNILAEISSDIQDIKEDKQPQPHTPNQPKGLVIAPRGQATQFVRRYPWQVALGLTAAIALGGSLLWQNLQQRSLQVPLQTTSIPRSENVELANFSNETLLELARQRQGDWSLLYRITTHLLDQQALPQARSVLYEIANTDSVDFAQYNFLRGRYAWQLILKDSLDNADGASLDDVRRFWSTAYDNDPQQPYYLHAAGFADYAAAKYDAAAQTWTEVINQSTSDPPLLAQAYAGLALTLYQNAQTQSGEAQQNLEGKAVKLRDSAYSTDPEGVSIEALSQNWLWSETAIATWQDLGKLD